One genomic window of Paenibacillus xylanilyticus includes the following:
- a CDS encoding GNAT family N-acetyltransferase → MNIEKLFAESPEFETERLLLRRLTLDDTEDYYAFASDPRVSEQSLWNRHEKVDDSVQYIQRALDNYENKSVYLWGFVRKDTGRLIGRGGIFHFNELMQSASLGYAIASKEWNKGIAAEAMQPIVHYCFQELDCNRLEGRCNAGNIGSARVMEKLGMSYEGLLRKQLKIKGVFTDQKLYSRIRDDL, encoded by the coding sequence ATGAACATTGAAAAGTTATTTGCGGAGTCACCAGAATTTGAAACAGAGCGGCTGCTGCTTAGACGTCTTACATTGGACGATACGGAGGATTACTATGCATTTGCCTCCGACCCCAGAGTGAGCGAGCAGAGTCTGTGGAACCGCCATGAGAAGGTGGATGACTCCGTTCAATACATCCAACGAGCCTTGGACAATTATGAGAACAAATCGGTGTATCTATGGGGATTTGTTCGCAAAGACACGGGGCGCCTGATTGGCCGCGGGGGAATTTTTCATTTCAATGAGCTTATGCAGAGTGCTTCTTTGGGATATGCCATTGCAAGCAAGGAGTGGAATAAAGGGATTGCTGCTGAAGCGATGCAGCCCATCGTTCATTACTGCTTTCAGGAACTGGACTGCAATCGGCTGGAGGGCAGATGCAATGCTGGCAATATCGGTTCGGCGCGGGTCATGGAGAAACTGGGCATGTCGTATGAAGGCCTGCTTCGCAAGCAATTGAAGATCAAAGGCGTGTTCACGGATCAAAAATTGTACTCCCGTATCCGGGATGATCTATAA
- a CDS encoding DUF952 domain-containing protein — MIYSIISQSVWEQVSKESVYAPDSLETDGFIHCSTKEQIPWVAAQYYAGRTDLLLLGIDEKTLKPELVYEDLYELNELFPHIYGELNLDAVKKVIPFPPNEEGVLVFPE, encoded by the coding sequence ATGATTTACAGCATTATTTCTCAATCGGTATGGGAACAGGTATCCAAGGAGAGCGTGTATGCACCGGATAGTCTGGAAACGGATGGATTCATTCATTGCTCTACCAAAGAGCAGATTCCATGGGTAGCTGCGCAATATTACGCAGGGCGTACGGATCTGCTGCTGCTGGGTATTGATGAAAAAACATTGAAGCCAGAACTCGTATATGAAGACCTGTATGAGTTAAATGAACTTTTTCCTCATATTTATGGAGAGCTTAATCTCGATGCGGTGAAAAAAGTGATTCCTTTTCCGCCGAACGAAGAAGGCGTACTGGTATTTCCCGAATAA
- a CDS encoding histidine phosphatase family protein has translation MTQFALIRHGSTAWNKEKRSQGQTNNPLDQEGREQAVLLAERLSSESWDAIYASDLGRAHETAKIISERLGISEIHLDPRLREMGGGQVEGTTEAERIAKWGPEWSTLELGREAAEAGTMRGSAAIEDICKEHPDGKVIVVSHGAILRNTLRGLVPALDVGTKLSNTSITRIEKKAGSWACELYNCSIHLNSAEDSL, from the coding sequence ATGACACAGTTTGCATTAATACGTCACGGAAGCACGGCATGGAATAAAGAGAAACGGTCTCAGGGACAGACGAACAATCCACTGGATCAGGAAGGGAGAGAACAGGCGGTTTTGCTTGCGGAAAGGCTGAGTTCGGAATCGTGGGATGCCATCTATGCCAGTGATCTGGGGCGTGCACATGAGACGGCGAAGATTATCAGTGAACGGCTGGGTATAAGTGAGATTCATCTGGACCCAAGGCTGCGTGAGATGGGCGGGGGTCAGGTGGAAGGAACAACGGAGGCAGAACGTATAGCCAAATGGGGCCCAGAATGGAGCACTCTGGAGCTGGGACGGGAAGCTGCAGAAGCTGGGACGATGCGTGGCAGTGCTGCGATCGAGGATATATGCAAAGAGCATCCTGATGGTAAAGTGATTGTGGTCAGTCATGGGGCCATTCTGCGTAATACCCTCCGAGGATTGGTACCTGCGCTGGATGTTGGCACGAAGTTATCCAATACCTCGATTACCCGAATAGAAAAGAAAGCTGGATCCTGGGCCTGCGAATTATACAATTGCAGTATCCATCTGAATTCTGCAGAGGATTCCTTATAG
- the pxpB gene encoding 5-oxoprolinase subunit PxpB yields the protein MLSPLGEAGVMIRCGDAISDEVHRRVISVCAWLEGNSFPGLVELVPSFASVALFYDPIVVAESARSALGKGTHRVSPYQQVCRMILSRLEMLEDSVHNQFRTIVIPVCYGGPFGPDLEYVASENELTPDEVVAIHTSGEYLVHMIGFAPGFPYLGGLPKRIATPRRATPRLRVEAGTVGIGGEQTGIYPVATPGGWHCIGRTPLKLFRPEHDLPSLLQAGDRVRFEAITEQDYMEWKEGEG from the coding sequence ATGCTGTCTCCACTGGGTGAGGCTGGGGTAATGATTCGTTGCGGAGATGCAATATCGGATGAAGTTCACCGCAGAGTGATCTCGGTCTGTGCTTGGCTGGAGGGAAATTCCTTTCCGGGTTTGGTGGAGTTGGTTCCATCATTCGCGTCGGTTGCACTGTTTTATGATCCAATAGTTGTTGCAGAATCGGCTCGATCGGCTTTAGGAAAAGGAACACATAGAGTTTCTCCATATCAACAGGTGTGCAGGATGATATTGTCCCGGTTAGAGATGCTGGAGGATTCCGTACATAATCAATTCAGAACTATAGTAATCCCCGTATGCTACGGAGGTCCATTCGGGCCTGATCTGGAGTATGTTGCAAGTGAAAACGAACTGACCCCAGATGAGGTTGTTGCGATTCATACATCCGGGGAATACCTGGTCCACATGATTGGATTTGCCCCGGGGTTCCCCTACCTTGGCGGATTACCCAAGCGGATTGCGACACCCCGAAGAGCAACTCCGAGGCTGAGAGTGGAAGCTGGGACCGTCGGAATCGGCGGCGAGCAAACCGGAATATACCCGGTAGCCACGCCTGGTGGTTGGCACTGCATCGGACGAACACCTCTGAAGCTGTTTCGTCCTGAACATGATCTGCCGAGCCTGCTTCAGGCAGGGGATCGGGTCCGGTTTGAAGCGATAACGGAACAGGATTACATGGAGTGGAAGGAGGGCGAAGGATGA
- a CDS encoding DUF1572 family protein — protein sequence MNMNQVFLETAEKQFLYYKQLGEKAMEQLETEQLFQAWHEDTNSIAVIVKHLWGNMLSRWTDVLTSDGEKPWRARDAEFVNDISTREELMGKWEEGWNCLLSAIRSFAPEQLSQIIYIRNEGHTVMEAITRQLAHYPYHVGQIIYAAKMLKETPWASLSIPRNGSAVYNGNKFAKPKERKHFTADELDTD from the coding sequence ATGAATATGAATCAGGTATTTCTGGAGACAGCCGAGAAGCAATTTCTGTACTATAAGCAGCTTGGAGAGAAGGCCATGGAGCAGCTGGAGACCGAGCAATTATTTCAGGCATGGCATGAGGATACCAACAGCATTGCCGTTATTGTGAAGCATCTGTGGGGCAATATGTTATCCCGCTGGACGGATGTGCTCACAAGCGATGGTGAAAAGCCTTGGCGGGCGCGAGACGCGGAATTCGTCAATGACATCTCCACACGAGAAGAACTGATGGGCAAGTGGGAGGAAGGCTGGAACTGCCTGCTGAGTGCCATTCGTTCTTTTGCACCGGAACAACTCTCACAGATCATATACATTCGCAATGAAGGTCATACCGTCATGGAGGCTATTACACGGCAATTGGCGCATTATCCGTATCATGTGGGACAAATTATTTATGCAGCCAAAATGCTGAAAGAAACACCATGGGCCAGCCTTTCTATACCAAGAAATGGATCAGCAGTATACAACGGCAACAAGTTTGCCAAACCAAAAGAACGCAAACATTTTACCGCGGATGAGTTAGACACGGATTGA
- a CDS encoding DUF2785 domain-containing protein, which yields MNATELKGQLQLIQSKNFAADEVERPYELALHMLQHIGSTDPVLRDELIYVTFATWIGQGIFSAEQLRVLLYKAMDDQHLFYGIGEKGRDSVFTRAFSVLLLPPILNMDRQRNFLIKADIEAIHHRLTTYLKEEKDVRGYVDEKGWAHAPAHASDAAEDLAQSPYMDETALKELLDSLAVKITESTAVYIHDEDQRIAHAVVTIVRRKLLNRSDLAAWIAALQQACIDQTGERSYVEICRISMNVRVFLQTLYLVIRKEEQDPFSIVRELVLNALENE from the coding sequence ATGAATGCAACTGAACTTAAAGGGCAATTACAGCTTATACAATCGAAGAATTTTGCGGCCGATGAGGTAGAGCGACCTTACGAACTGGCGCTGCATATGTTACAGCACATTGGAAGTACGGATCCGGTCCTTCGAGATGAGCTTATATATGTTACGTTTGCAACCTGGATCGGACAGGGGATATTTTCAGCAGAACAACTCCGTGTTTTGCTCTATAAAGCAATGGATGATCAGCATCTTTTCTATGGGATCGGAGAGAAAGGAAGGGACAGCGTATTTACACGGGCCTTTTCCGTCCTGCTGCTGCCTCCCATCCTAAACATGGATCGTCAGCGGAACTTTCTGATCAAGGCAGATATCGAGGCTATTCATCACCGATTGACCACATACCTGAAGGAAGAGAAGGATGTTCGCGGATACGTCGATGAAAAAGGTTGGGCTCATGCTCCTGCACATGCCTCCGATGCGGCTGAAGACCTTGCTCAATCCCCATATATGGATGAAACGGCGTTGAAAGAACTGTTGGACTCACTCGCTGTGAAGATAACGGAATCTACCGCAGTATACATCCATGATGAGGACCAGCGTATTGCTCATGCGGTAGTGACTATAGTTAGGCGCAAGTTGCTCAATAGATCGGATCTTGCAGCATGGATTGCTGCACTTCAACAGGCATGCATAGATCAGACCGGTGAAAGAAGCTATGTGGAGATATGCCGGATTAGCATGAACGTACGTGTCTTTTTGCAGACTCTGTATCTGGTGATACGAAAAGAAGAACAAGATCCATTTTCAATAGTTAGGGAGCTTGTTCTAAACGCTTTGGAAAATGAGTGA
- a CDS encoding DUF2809 domain-containing protein, which yields MPVFLHEHAGDALWAGMIYFGFRMVWIRRSKAWAFLLSFVFSWGIEFSQMIQMPWLNEVRSTTLGALILGHGFLVIDLVRYTAGILCTFVIDHYFLSNRRSSYEH from the coding sequence ATGCCTGTTTTCTTACATGAACATGCGGGAGATGCCTTGTGGGCAGGCATGATCTATTTCGGATTTCGGATGGTTTGGATCAGGCGAAGTAAGGCTTGGGCTTTCCTATTGAGCTTTGTGTTTAGCTGGGGAATAGAATTCTCGCAAATGATTCAGATGCCATGGCTCAATGAGGTACGTTCAACCACGTTGGGTGCCTTAATTTTGGGACACGGTTTTCTTGTCATAGATCTCGTCAGATATACAGCAGGGATTCTGTGCACGTTCGTGATAGACCATTATTTCCTGAGCAATAGGAGGAGTTCGTATGAACATTGA